In a genomic window of Helianthus annuus cultivar XRQ/B chromosome 10, HanXRQr2.0-SUNRISE, whole genome shotgun sequence:
- the LOC110880557 gene encoding uncharacterized protein LOC110880557 — translation MVPEPSTSPEQDRRGRRGRTASPRGRPTSLVRLKRLKSDGDDGTERDGGAAAWDDGGDVAAKSEDEPGDGLAELKELFGSFIGHQDEKRATGKRNGSTGLKIAKKRRRWLLGTVADGGCSAVVLNKLPEKLTDPGTFTIPCFFGGAVTPSHALADLGASINLMPFSLYERLGLGELTPTRMSLSLADRSVKYPRGVVENLLVKVDRFVFPVDFVVLDMEADERVPLILGRPFLRTAKAIIDVFDGKISLRAGDEVVTFEIDRAMQHPSCGDDVSGPCHSVYFLNSFISCVDTCFEYISGADLVGEGVVDEHSEDEVEEVEEECLDESDEVSAEPLGLDAISDESTSVEIPPPLELKVLPSHLEYAFLGEKPSMPVIISSKLTEEEKSRLIEVLREHSDAIAWRLSDIKGISPTFCTHRILMEDVFKPVVQPQRRLNPNMQEVVKKEVMKLLASGLIYPISDSAWVSPTQVVPKKGGMTVVLNSKNELIPSRTVTGWRDMVESSMEVFMDDFSVYGSSFDQCLTNLERMLKRCVETKLMLNWEKCHFMVTEGIVLGHKISRAGIEVDRAKIDTISQLPPPTSVKSVRSFLGHAGFYRRFIRDFSKITRPMTRLLEKDVPFVFDEECLRAFEFLKERLVSAPILVSPDWSLPFELMCDASDYAVGAVLGQRREKHFHPIYYASKTLNDAQENYTTTEKELLAVVFTFDKFRSYLVLSKTVVFTDHSALRHLFQKKDAKPRLMRWILLLSEFDIEIKDKKGAENVAADHLSRLEDPKREEIREEAIGDRFPHESIDAVTAGAVDLPWFSDIANYLADGFVMESLSLQEKRKLTRDARKYIWDDPYLFRIGGDRVLRRCVSREEGAGILRHVHEGLTGGHHGAHVTAQKVFDCGFYWPTVVDDAAEFVRKCDRCQRTGNISSKDEMPQNPIQVLEVFDVWGIDFMGPFPSSSGNRYILVAIDYVSKWVEAQASPTNDARVVVRFLKKLFTRFGTPRAIISDRGTHFCNAVMEKALERYGVTHRLSTAYHPQTSGQVENANRGVKRILEKTVGKSRQDWSDKLDDALWAFRTAYKTPLGTTPFMIVYGKACHLPVELEHRALWALKTVNLDLTEAARRRFFQIHELEALRDAAYDRSWSIKEKSKSLHDRKLRKLKEFKVGDRVLLFNSRLKLIAGKLKSRWFGPYVVKEVFPYGTVELFDEESSHVWKVNGHRLKHYIGGPIDTAEEETVPLSDPPSTTTMSGEGSSSGVKRKRRTTRAQAAAQEQPDAPVLREITYRDAGTPHGQSERLVESPLLRFTVGSYEFMKFEAIKKVKLLESKRIDWDLVRKLGQVERVQELLEDKFRWTMDCEMPQYLELTMEFHSTFIYRHPGGFDQPDVVSFALGK, via the exons GGGGTTGTTCCGCGGTAGTCTTGAATAAGCTACCAGAGAAGTTGACCGACCCTGGCACATTCACGATTCCATGTTTCTTTGGGGGAGCCGTTACCCCTTCTCACGCCTTAGCCGATTTAGGGGCCAGCATCAATTTGATGCCATTCTCGTTGTATGAGCGTCTTGGTCTAGGAGAGCTTACACCCACGCGCATGTCATTGTCCTTGGCTGACCGATCAGTCAAGTATCCTCGTGGGGTAGTAGAGAATTTGCTGGTGAAGGTCGATAGGTTTGTGTTCCCAGTAGACTTCGTTGTGCTTGATATGGAGGCCGATGAGAGAGTTCCTCTTATTCTTGGCCGTCCATTCCTTCGAACCGCAAAGGCGATCATTGACGTCTTTGACGGTAAGATTTCTCTTCGTGCGGGTGACGAGGTTGTCACATTTGAGATCGATAGAGCGATGCAGCATCCTAGTTGTGGAGATGATGTTAGTGGGCCGTGTCATTCCGTCTATTTTCTCAATTCATTTATATCTTGTGTCGACACGTGCTTCGAGTACATTAGTGGAGCCGATCTGGTAGGTGAGGGAGTTGTTGACGAGCATTCTGAGGATGAGGTAGAGGAGGTAGAGGAGGAGTGTTTAGATGAGAGCGATGAGGTTAGTGCTGAGCCATTAGGGCTCGATGCGATTAGTGATGAGAGTACTTCGGTAGAGATTCCACCGCCTTTAGAACTTAAGGTTCTTCCATCCCATCTCGAGTACGCGTTTCTAGGAGAGAAGCCGAGTATGCCTGTCATCATTTCTTCGAAGTTGACAGAGGAGGAGAAGTCAAGGCTGATTGAGGTGCTTAGAGAGCACAGTGATGCGATTGCATGGAGGCTAtccgatatcaagggcatcagccCTACCTTTTGCACGCATCGCATTCTGATGGAGGACGTTTTCAAGCCTGTAGTGCAGCCGCAGCGTCGGTTGAATCCAAATATGCAGGAggtagtgaagaaggaggtgatgaaGTTGTTAGCGTCTGGGTTGATCTATCCCATTTCTGATTCAGCTTGGGTGAGTCCTACGCAGGTTGTCCCGAAGAAAGGGGGGATGACGGTTGTTCTGAATTCGAAGAATGAGCTTATTCCGTCTCGTACTGTTACGGGTTGGCgt GATATGGTCGAGAGTTCGATGGAGGTGTTTATGGACGACTTCTCAGTGTATGGTAGTTCTTTCGATCAGTGTTTGACGAATCTTGAGAGGATGCTAAAGAGATGTGTGGAGACGAAGTTGATGCTGaactgggagaagtgtcacttcatggtgactGAGGGGATTGTGCTAGGGCACAAGATTTCGCGAGCAGGTATTGAGGTTGATAGAGCGAAGATAGATACAATTAGCCAGCTTCCTCCGCCGACTAGTGTCAAGTCGGTTCGTAGTTTTCTCGGTCATGCGGGATTTTATAGGCGCTTCATtagggatttttccaaaatcactcgCCCCATGACGCGATTGCTGGAGAAGGACGTTCCTTTCGTCTTTGACGAGGAGTGCCTTCGAGCGTTTGAGTTTCTGAAGGAGAGATTAGTGAGTGCACCGATCCTCGTATCGCCTGATTGGAGCTTACCATTCGAGTTGATGTGCGATGCGAGTGACTACGCAGTTGGTGCGGTGTTAGGGCAGAGACGGGAGAAGCATTTTCACCCGATTTACTACGCGAGTAAAACGCTGAATGATGCCCAGGAAAATTACACCACTACGGAGAAGGAGTTGTTGGCGGTGGTGTTCACGTTCGATAAATTCCGATCATATCTCGTTCTTTCGAAAACTGTCGTGTTCACTGATCATTCTGCTCTGCGTCACTTGTTTCAGAAGAAGGACGCGAAGCCGCGTCTTATGCGATGGATTCTGCTTCTTTCCGAGTTCGACATTGAAATTAAGGATAAGAAGGGGGCAGAAAATGTGGCGGCGGACCACCTGTCTCGCCTAGAGGATCCGAAGCGTGAGGAGATTCGTGAGGAGGCGATAGGAGACAGATTCCCTCACGAGTCTATTGATGCTGTCACGGCAGGAGCCGTGGACCTCCCGTGGTTTAGCGacatagccaattatttggccGACGGGTTTGTGATGGAGAGTTTGAGTTTGCAGGAGAAGCGCAAGTTGACGAGGGACGCTAGGAAGTACATTTGGGACGATCCCTATCTCTTCAGGATAGGCGGTGATCGAGTCTTGCGGAGGTGTGTTAGTAGAGAAGAAGGTGCGGGGATCCTGAGGCACGTGCACGAGGGATTGACTGGAGGACACCATGGTGCGCATGTGACCGCACAGAAGGTGTTTGATTGTGGTTTCTATTGGCCGACGGTGGTAGATGATGCGGCCGAGTTTGTTAGGAAGTGTGACCGGTGTCAGCGaaccggcaacatctcatccaaggatgagatGCCCCAGAATCCCATTCAGGTGTTGGAAGTCTTTGACGTTTGGGGtatcgatttcatgggaccatttccatcTTCGAGTGGAAATCGGTACATCCTCGTTGCGATTGACTACGTTTcgaagtgggtggaagctcaagCTTCGCCCACTAATGACGCacgagtggtggtgagattcTTGAAGAAGTTGTTTACGCGATTTGGTACGCCTAGAGCCATTATCAGCGATCGcggcacgcatttttgcaatgCGGTTATGGAGAAGGCGTTGGAGAGATATGGAGTTACGCACCGCTTGTCCACCGCGTATCATCCACAAACGAGCGGTCAAGTGGAGAACGCGAATCGAGGAGTGAAGCGGATTTTGGAGAAGACGGTAGGGAAGAGTAGGCAAGATTGGTCCGACAAGTTGGACGATGCGTtgtgggcttttcgaaccgcctACAAGACGCCATTAGGTACGACACCGTTTATGATCGTCTACGGGAAAGCGTGCCACTTACCGGTCGAGTTAGAGCATCGGGCTCTTTGGGCGCTCAAAACGGTGAATTTAGATTTGACCGAGGCCGCTAGGAGACGATTTTTCCAAATCCATGAGTTAGAGGCGCTTCGTGACGCCGCGTATGATCGTTCTTGGAGTATCAAGGAGAAGTCGAAATCGTTGCATGATAGGAAGTTGCGAAAGTTGAAGGAGTTTAAAGTGGGCGATCGGGTGCTATTATTCAATTCGAGGTTGAAATTGATCGCCGGGAAGTTGAAGTCGAGGTGGTTCGGGCCGTACGTCGTGAAGGAGGTTTTCCCGTACGGTACCGTCGAGTTGTTTGATGAAGAGAGTTCGCATGTGTGGAAGGTAAACGGGCATCGGTTGAAACACTACATAGGAGGTCCCATCGATACCGCCGAAGAGGAAACCGTTCCTCTTTCGGACCCGCCTAGCACCACCAC GATGTCAGGTGAAGGATCATCTTCGGGTGTCAAGCGCAAGAGGCGCACTACTCGTGCCCAGGCAGCTGCACAGGAGCAGCCGGATGCTCCGGTACTTCGAGAGATCACATACAGGGATGCTGGGACCCCACACGGGCAGAGTGAGAGGCTGGTTGAGAGCCCGTTGTTGCGTTTTACGGTGGGGTCATATGAGTTTATGAAATTCGAGGCAATTAAGAAGGTGAAGTTGTTAGAGAGTAAAAGGATTGACTGGGATTTGGTTAGGAAGTTGGGACAGGTCGAGAGAGTTCAGGAGCTTCTAGAGGATAAGTTTAGGTGGACGATGGATTGTGAGATGCCTCAGTATCTGGAGCTGACTATGGAGTTTCACTCCACATTCATTTATAGGCACCCAGGGGGGTTCGATCAGCCGGATGTGGTTTCGTTTGCGTTGGGCAAATAG